In Bacteroidales bacterium, a single window of DNA contains:
- a CDS encoding 7-carboxy-7-deazaguanine synthase QueE has translation MSKDLYQKIDEKDIDTGSYLPIVEEFYSIQGEGFHAGKPSYFIRVGGCDIACHFCDTKLSWNKNFHTKISVKDIVKKVTETAARNVVVTGGEPTMYNLEQLTAEINKNSIESFLETSGAYPITGQWDWICLSPKQQKPPLLENLPLANELKVVISTERDFQWAEKWRKHVNRNCKLFLQPEFSCFENIIDKIVEYTKENPYWNISLQIHKFMGIP, from the coding sequence ATGAGTAAAGATTTATATCAAAAGATAGACGAAAAAGACATTGATACAGGCAGTTATTTACCCATTGTTGAGGAGTTTTACAGCATTCAGGGCGAGGGGTTTCATGCGGGTAAACCATCTTATTTTATCAGAGTTGGCGGGTGCGATATTGCTTGTCATTTTTGTGACACCAAACTTTCATGGAATAAAAATTTTCATACAAAGATTTCAGTTAAAGACATTGTTAAAAAAGTAACCGAAACAGCTGCCAGAAACGTCGTTGTTACAGGCGGAGAACCAACAATGTATAATCTAGAACAGCTTACTGCAGAGATAAATAAAAACAGTATAGAATCGTTTTTAGAGACCAGTGGTGCTTACCCAATTACTGGACAATGGGATTGGATATGCCTGTCACCAAAGCAACAAAAACCCCCTTTATTGGAAAATTTACCATTAGCTAATGAGCTAAAGGTTGTTATTTCAACTGAAAGAGATTTCCAATGGGCAGAAAAATGGCGTAAACATGTCAATAGAAATTGTAAACTCTTTTTGCAACCTGAATTTTCCTGTTTCGAAAATATAATCGATAAAATAGTAGAATACACAAAGGAAAATCCGTATTGGAATATTTCTCTACAGATCCACAAGTTTATGGGAATACCATAG